From Serratia fonticola:
TAACCTCGCCCATAAACTCCAGCACGAAGCGGGTGGCGGGTTCACGCATGATCTCAGTCGGTGAACCTACCTGCTCAATATTCCCCTGGCTCATCACTACGATGCGATCGGCGACTTCCATCGCTTCTTCCTGATCGTGAGTGACGAACACGCTGGTGAATTTCAGTTCCTCATGCAGTTGACGCAGCCAGCGGCGCAGCTCTTTACGCACTTGCGCGTCCAGAGCACCAAACGGCTCGTCCAGCAGCAAGATCTGGGGCTCCACCGCCAGCGCGCGCGCCAAGGCGACACGTTGCTTCTGGCCGCCGGAAAGCTGTGAAGGGTAGCGGTTAGCCAGATGACCCAACTGCACCATCTCCAGCAACTGTTCCACTTTCTGTTTGATCGCCGCCGCATTCGGACGTTCGCGACGTGGCAGCACGCTCAGGCCAAAGGCGATATTGTCGAAAACCGTCATATGGCGGAACAGCGCATAGTGTTGGAACACGAAGCCGACGCGGCGATCGCGAGCATGCACGCGGCTGACGTCGGTGCCGTGGAAACCCAGCTTACCGCTGCTCTGGCTTTCCAGCCCGGCGATAATCCGCAGCAAGGTGGTCTTGCCCGAACCGGATGGGCCTAACAGCGCCACCATCTCACCGGAAGGAATATCGAGCGAGATATCGTTCAATACCTTGGTACGGCCAAAAGACTTGTTGATACCGTTAATCTCAATGCTCATGATTTTCCTCCCGCTCGAGACGCGCATCCTGACGCGCCAGGCGCCATTGCAGTCCGCTTTTCAGAAATAGGGTGACTATCGCCATCAGGGTCAACAGTGCCGCAGCGGTAAACGCCCCGGCAGTGTTGTAATCCTGATGCAGTAATTCCACTTGCAGTGGCAAGGTATAGGTTTCGCCACGGATAGAGCCGGATACCACCGATACCGCACCAAACTCGCCAATCGCGCGGGCGTTGGTCAGTACCACGCCATACAGTAATGCCCAGCGGATGTTCGGTAAGGTAACGCGGCGGAACATCTGCCAACCGGAAGCGCCCAACAGCACCGCGGCCTCGTCTTCCTGGCTGCCCTGGCTCATCATCAGCGGCACCAGTTCACGGACCACAAACGGGCAGGTCACGAATATCGTCACCAGCACCATGCCCGGCCAGGCGAACATCAGTTGAATGTCATGGGCATCCAGCCAGCCACCGATCGGGCCGTTGGTGCCGTAAAACAGCAGATACAGCAGCCCCGCCACCACCGGCGACACCGCAAAAGGCATGTCGAACAGCGTCAGCAGCAGTTGGCGGCCAGGGAAGGTAAAACGCGTCACCAGCCAGGCCAGCAAAGTACCGAACACCAGGTTGACCGGCACGGTGATCAGCGCCACCAGCACCGTCAACCAAATGGCGTGCAGCATGTCCGGGTCCGACAGGTTATGCCACACGGCTCCCACGCCAGAGGAGAATGCCTCGATAAAGATCATCACCATCGGCACGACCAACAGCAGGATGGAGAACAGCGCGCCAATGGCAATCAGCGTCCATTTTCCCCAATTCACGCGTGGGCGCTCTGCGCCGTTCAGGGCGGTAACATCAGCCATCAGTGCCCTCCAATACGGCGGCCAAAGCGGCTCTGTAAGGTGTTAATGGCAAACAGCAACAGCAGTGATGCCGCCAGGATCACCGAGGCAATCGCACTGGCTGCCGGGTAATCAAACTCCTGTAAGCGCACAAAAATCATCAATGAGGTCACTTCGGTTTTCCAGGCAATGTTGCCAGCGATAAATATCACCGCGCCAAATTCCCCCAGGCTGCGGGTAAACGACAACGCCGTACCGGCGAGCAGCGCTGGAGCAACCTCTGGCAACACCACGCGGCGGAAGCTCTGCCAGCGGGTAGCCCCGAGCGTTTCGGCGGCCTCTTCATATTCAGGTCCCAACTCTTCCAGCACCGGTTGCACCGTGCGTACTACGAAAGGAATGCTGGTAAAGGCCATCGCCACCGCAATCCCCAACCAGGTGAAAGAAACCTTGATATCAAAATGAGCCAGCCATTGGCCGTACCAACCGGTGGTAGAAAACAATCCCGCCAAGGTCAGGCCGGCCACCGCCGTAGGCAATGCAAACGGCAAATCCATCAGGCCATCCAGCAAGGAACGGCCAGGGAACTGGTAACGAGTGAGGATCCAGGCCATCAGCATGCCAAACACCGCATTGAAAACGCTGGCGACTCCGGCCGCCAGCAGCGTCACCTTATAGGCCGCCACGACCTGCGGATTGGTGATCACTTCCCAATACTGTGCCAGACTCATTTGCGCCAGCTGCATCACCAGCGCGCTGAGCGGCAACAGCAAAATCAGGCAGGTGAAAAGCAGGCTGCTTCCCAGACTGAGAGTAAACCCAGGCAGTACCCGCTTGCTGGCCATCGAAAACATTACTTATGCCCTGCCGCTAACAGTTGGTCCAATTCGCCGCCCGTCGCAAAGTGGGCACTCATCACCTGCGGCCAGCCGCCGAACTGATCTTCCACGCTGAACAGCTTGGTCTCAGGGAATTGGCTCTTGGCCGCCGCCATCACCTGTGGGTCATTAACGCGATAATAGAAGCTGGTGATCAGTTTCTGGGCCGCCGGACTATAGAGATAGTTCAGGTACTCTTTGGCCACCTGCTCGGTGCCGTTTTTCTCGACGTTTTTGTCCACCCAGGCCACCGGGAACTCCGCCAGAATATCGACCGGCGGCACGATCACTTCATACTTGTCTGCGCCGTACTGCTTGCGGATATTGTTCACTTCGGATTCAAAGCTGATCAGCACGTCGCCCAGGCCACGTTCGACAAAGGTCGTCGTTGCGCCACGGCCACCGGTATCAAACACCACCACGTTTTTCAGCAAACGGGTCATGAACTCACGGGTCTTGGCCTGATCGTTGCCATCAGCCTGGCTGGCAGCGCCCCAGGCGGCCAGATAGGTGTAGCGGCCATTACCGGAGGTTTTCGGGTTCGGGAATACCAGCTTCACGTCATCACGCACCAGATCGCTCCAGGTGTGGATGCCTTTCGGGTTGTCCTTGCGCACCAGGAACGCCATGGTGGAATAGAATGGAGAACTGTTGTTCGGCAGGCGTTGCTGCCAATCTGCCGGGATCAGTTGGCCGCGATCGTGCAGGATCTGCACGTCACTGACCTGGTTATAGGTGACCACATCGGCACGCAGCCCCTGCAGGATTGCCAAGGCCTGTTTAGAAGAACCGGCGTGGGACTGTTTGATGGTCAGTTTGTCGTTCGGATGCTGCTGATCCCACTGCTTTTCAAAGCCAGGGTTCAGCGCGGCAAACAGTTCGCGGGAGACGTCATAAGAGCTGTTGAGCAATTCTGCCGCCGAAGCCGTACCGCTGGCTAACAATGCCGCCACCAGCCAACCTTTTAACAGCGTATTTTTAACCCGGGAATGTTTCATTTTGCACCTTATCACTGAGTCTTACCGCCGGGCTGATGCCCTGATATTGACCAGTGTATTTATAACTTGATGCAGACCTGTAACGCTTTTATATACCGTTTAGTGATTTTCAAGCATCAAACGCTATAAGGCAGGAGGGGAGCGGTTCACCGCAGAGGGAGGGAAAGCCCGGAGCCAGAGGAACTGGCCCCAGGAGATACATCAAAGTGACATCAGACGCGTCAACGAAGGTGCGAAGTAGTAGCTGCCGGTCACCGCGCGGCTGAAACGCAGCATCGCGTCGTGTTTGCCGTCCAGCTCGCCGAACATGCTTAACAGCTGCTGTTCGATGTTGTGCAGGCGCGCACAATAGGCGATGAAATACAGGCCATGCTTGCCGCTGGCGGTGCCATAAGGCAGGCTCTGGCGCAAAATTTTCAGCCCTTTGCCGTCTTCTTTCAGATCGACACGGCTGACGTGCGAGGTATCTGGCCGTTGATCCGGCGGCAGTTCTTCACTGTCTTGTTTGGTACGGCCAATGATCTGTTCCTGCTGTTCGGTGGTGAAACGCTGCCACTGGCGCAGGTTGTGCTCATAACGCTGTACCAGCACGTAGCTGCCACCTTCGTCTTCTTCACCAGCGCCAATCACCGCTACCTCTGGGCGTTGTTCGCCCTGCGGGTTTTCAGTACCGTCGATAAAGCCACTCAGATCGCGCTCTTCTACCCAGCGGAAACCGTGCGTTTCTTCTTCAATACGAATGGTGTTACCAAACGCGGCCAGGGCGGCCTGCGCCAGGGTGAAGTTAACGTCATGACGCAGCGATTGAATATGGATCAGCATATCGCGTTGGGTGGCCGGTGCCAGCCCCTTGCCCAGTGGTGCGAAAGGTTTCAGCTCTTTGGCTCCCTGGCCATTGGAAAGGTCATGCCAAACGTCGGAGCCAAAAGCGATAACCGCACCTAAATGGGCATCTGGAAACTGTTGCTGCAACTCGCCGAGCACCTGGCAAAACTGTTTGCAGCCTTGGCGCAGATCGACGAATTCGCCCTGCACCATCGCTTCCATAAAAATGCCAAAACGGCAGTGTTCCAGCAGGATGCCGCTCTGAACCTGTGTCATGTTGATTTCCTCAAGACCTGAATCGGGTAACAGGTTGCCCTGTTATAAACGCGCAATATCATAACGCACAGCAGGCTGATTGCCTTGCCCGAACGCAAAGAAAATAGGGATTTAACGCCAAACGAGGCAGGCACACCGCAAGGTGCGCCCGTAATGAGAATTATTGTGCTTTGGCATGCCAGACGATCTTGCTCACCGTCCAGCTCTGCAGAGTATCGTCCGGTGGGATCAGATCCTGTGGGCCAGCCCATTTGCCACTGAAGATATAGCTGACATTGCGGCTTTGCTGCGCCACGCACTCGACCTTGCCAACATCCTCACCTTCGGCGGGTTTACAAGCACCATAGGCCTTGCTGAACAGTTCGCTAAACGGCGTACCCAGCTTGCTGCCCCATTCGGTGGCGATCTTGGCGTCCATCACGTCAACGCGCTGCACGTGGCCTTTAGGTTCCCCGGTGATCACCAGCTTCACGTCATCGCCGTCCAATGCCTGGAAGTAGGAAACGATCTGCCCTTGGTTGGTCGCCATCCCGCCACGTATGCGGTAATTGTTATTCAGCCCCTTGCCAATCGCCGCCTCCGTCATGGGGGTACCGGCCCCCACATCACCGACGCCTTTAGCGCTAACCTCCACGCTGCCGCCAAACCAGTTGAACGGCGACAGGCTGGACCAGGAGAAGTTTGACATGGTCGAACAGCCGGTCAACAACAGCGGTAGCCCTAACAACAGTGGGCGAATATTCATTCATAGCTCCTTAACATCAAAGACATCGGCGATATGCAGCCTCTCATAACCACTGTGGCTGCGCCATCAATTGCCAGGTTGGAGTGCATAAATTGGGAAAAGTGCCGCAATTTTTAACAATTAACCCGCCTCATCCTGCGGGATAAAACAGGCTTTCAAGCGCCTATTCATTAAAAGATATCCCATCGCCAGCACATCCAGCAGCGCCAGCAGGAGATCCAACGGAGGTTCATTGCTGTCTTGCTGCCAAAGGCTGTAAAGCGAGCCGAGCAGCGCTGCCGCCAGCGAAACTATCAGTACCCAACGCCAACTACGCCACAGACGTGGCCAATGCTGGCGGCGGCCAGCAATCAAAAAGGCCAGCGCCGCAGGCAGCCCAAGCGCAATACCGTACCAAAAGCGCTGAGTATCTGGATAGAACAGTTGTAACAAGCCAGCCCCCTGATCGCGTGAGGTGCCCGCCATCACAAACAGTAGCCAGGTACGAGCCTGTAAGATCAGTACGCCCCAAAACCACAGCGGCAACCGTAACATACCGTGCTGATCGTAATCGTCCGGTGAAAACCGGTGTGTTGACGCCTTCAAATACTTTTCCTTGCCGATGTTATGATTACCCTTGCAAATGGCGACGGTGGCCACCATTTTCAATCTTCAGCTTAAGAAGCTCTTAAGATCCTTATGGTTTAATCAGGTTATGTCCCGCTAACGGGAAATCATTCAGACCACTGATAAGGAAGATCCAGATGAAAAAGATCGCTTTAATTACACTCATCGCATTATGCAGCGCACCGGTTCTAGCTCAACAGGGCGGGTTCCTCGACCCCAACGCGACACCGGCTCAAACGCAAACCAGCCCGCAAGGTGGCTTCTCCGGCCCTAGCGCCGCGCTGACCACGGTAGATAAGGTCAAATCGTTGAGCGATGATACCTGGGTGATGTTGCAGGGCAATATCGAACAGCGCGTGGGTGATGACACCTACACCTTCCGCGACGCCACCGGCACGCTGACGGTAGAGATCGACAGAAAGCGCTGGAACGGCCAGACCATCACCCCAAAAGACAAGGTTCAGTTGGAAGGGAAAGTGGATAAAGACTGGAGCAACGTGGAAGTCGATGTGAAAAACATCAAAAAACTGCCTTAAACCAGGACTTGGGGCGGTGGCAACCACCGCCCTGACGATCAATACTCTTGATCTTCGATCAGGCGTTTCCCCAGACTGGTGATCGCCTGAATTTCGTAGCCGAGTTTTTCATACATTTCGATCACGGTGTCGTTGTCTTCACGCACCATCAGCTGAATTTTCGGACAGCCGCGCGCAATCAGCTTTTTCTCCAGCCGACTAATCAACGCATTGGCAATGCCGCGCCCGCGATAGTCTGGGTGAACGCCCAGGTAATACGCCGAGCCACGGTGGCCGTCGTAACCGCCCATCACCGAGCCAACCACCTCACCGCCCACTTCCGCTACCAAAAACAGATCCGGATCGTGGTTCAGTTTGCGTTCAATATCCATCTCGGGATCGTTCCATGGCCGTAACAGGTCGCAACGCTCCCACAGGGTGATGACTTCTTCAAAGTCGTCTTGCCGAAATACGCGAATTTCCATCGTTGCTCGCTACTGTTAATTAACTTATTTAATACCCTATGGATTTCAAGCTGCAGCTAGGCGACAAGTTTACTCATCCCCAGGAGCTTACTTTTGGGTAAGTGACTGGGGTGAGTAAGTGCAGGTAACAACGCTGCAGCTTGAAAGACGACGGGTATATCTGATTATTGCGTAATTATTAACTGATACCCACAGTCTTTCAAGCTGCAGCGTTTTGCCAGGTAATAAATGGCAATAGTTATCAAGTCGATTAATGGGGATCAATACGCTATAACGTCGCGAAATAGATTGATCGAGTTGGAGCCGCGCGTGATGAAAAAACAGAGCAAAACCTACCTCAATTTCAGCCCTCTCACCGCTTCATCGACCCGCCGCCAACTGCTGCTCTCCGGCCTGGCTCTGGCCCTGCTCGGGGGCAAAACCTCAGCCACCCAGGCCAATATGCTGCAACCAAAACCGCACAGCAAACCGCTCCCCAAATCCACGGGCAGCAAAAGAGTGGTGATGATCGATCCCGGCCACGGCGGTATCGACTCCGGTGCCGTGGGCCATGAAGGTTCACAGGAAAAACACGTGGTGCTGGAAATTGCCAACCATGTGCGGCGTTTTTTGCATGAGCACGAGCACGTTGAAGCCCGCCTGACCCGGGAGGAGGATGAGTTTATCCCGCTGTTCCAGCGCGTGGAGATCGCCCACCAGCACCAGGCCGATCTGTTTATCTCGATCCATGCCGATGGATTTACCAGCCCGGATGCATCCGGTGCCTCAGTGTTTGCCCTTTCCAACCGCGGAGCCAGTAGCGCGATGGCACGTTATCTCTCCAATAAGGAAAACGCCGCCGATGACGTCGCGGGGGGCAAATACAAAGAACAGGACAACTATCTACAGCAGGTGTTATTCGATCTGGTGCAAACCGACACCATCAACAACAGCCTGACCCTGGGCCGCCACGTGCTGGGCCAGATCCGCCCGGTTCACCACCTGCATAGCGAAAGCACCGAACAGGCGGCGTTTGCCGTATTAAAGTCCCCTTCGATTCCTTCGGTGCTGGTAGAAACCTCGTTTATCACCAACCCCGGTGAGGAGCGCCTGTTAGGTACCACCGCCTTTCGCGAAAAAATTGCCCGTGCCATCGCAGACGGTGTGATCAATTTCTTCCACTATTACGACGTTCACCAACGTAAGCCGCGCTAGACCTGCAAAATACGGGGCGAGAAGGTATACTTGCCGCCCTGTTCAGTTACCCATTGCGAAAAACCCGTATGAGTTTACCCACCATTGCCGCAGTAAAATCCTTCCTGCTGGCGTTGCAAGACAAGATTTGTGAGCAGTTGGCCCAGGCCGATGGCGGCGCCGATTTTAAGGAAGATCGCTGG
This genomic window contains:
- a CDS encoding Dyp-type peroxidase; protein product: MTQVQSGILLEHCRFGIFMEAMVQGEFVDLRQGCKQFCQVLGELQQQFPDAHLGAVIAFGSDVWHDLSNGQGAKELKPFAPLGKGLAPATQRDMLIHIQSLRHDVNFTLAQAALAAFGNTIRIEEETHGFRWVEERDLSGFIDGTENPQGEQRPEVAVIGAGEEDEGGSYVLVQRYEHNLRQWQRFTTEQQEQIIGRTKQDSEELPPDQRPDTSHVSRVDLKEDGKGLKILRQSLPYGTASGKHGLYFIAYCARLHNIEQQLLSMFGELDGKHDAMLRFSRAVTGSYYFAPSLTRLMSL
- a CDS encoding YgiW/YdeI family stress tolerance OB fold protein → MKKIALITLIALCSAPVLAQQGGFLDPNATPAQTQTSPQGGFSGPSAALTTVDKVKSLSDDTWVMLQGNIEQRVGDDTYTFRDATGTLTVEIDRKRWNGQTITPKDKVQLEGKVDKDWSNVEVDVKNIKKLP
- the cysT gene encoding sulfate/thiosulfate ABC transporter permease CysT — its product is MFSMASKRVLPGFTLSLGSSLLFTCLILLLPLSALVMQLAQMSLAQYWEVITNPQVVAAYKVTLLAAGVASVFNAVFGMLMAWILTRYQFPGRSLLDGLMDLPFALPTAVAGLTLAGLFSTTGWYGQWLAHFDIKVSFTWLGIAVAMAFTSIPFVVRTVQPVLEELGPEYEEAAETLGATRWQSFRRVVLPEVAPALLAGTALSFTRSLGEFGAVIFIAGNIAWKTEVTSLMIFVRLQEFDYPAASAIASVILAASLLLLFAINTLQSRFGRRIGGH
- a CDS encoding GNAT family acetyltransferase, whose product is MEIRVFRQDDFEEVITLWERCDLLRPWNDPEMDIERKLNHDPDLFLVAEVGGEVVGSVMGGYDGHRGSAYYLGVHPDYRGRGIANALISRLEKKLIARGCPKIQLMVREDNDTVIEMYEKLGYEIQAITSLGKRLIEDQEY
- the cysA gene encoding sulfate/thiosulfate ABC transporter ATP-binding protein CysA — encoded protein: MSIEINGINKSFGRTKVLNDISLDIPSGEMVALLGPSGSGKTTLLRIIAGLESQSSGKLGFHGTDVSRVHARDRRVGFVFQHYALFRHMTVFDNIAFGLSVLPRRERPNAAAIKQKVEQLLEMVQLGHLANRYPSQLSGGQKQRVALARALAVEPQILLLDEPFGALDAQVRKELRRWLRQLHEELKFTSVFVTHDQEEAMEVADRIVVMSQGNIEQVGSPTEIMREPATRFVLEFMGEVNRLNGEIRGSQLFVGAHQWPLSFQPMHQGSVDLFLRPWEMEIGTDCSARCPLPVQVLEVSPRGHFWQLTVQPIGWHQEPISVIMSEGHAAPARGDRYYVGSLNARLYAGEQLLQPVALAKSA
- a CDS encoding RpoE-regulated lipoprotein, with the translated sequence MNIRPLLLGLPLLLTGCSTMSNFSWSSLSPFNWFGGSVEVSAKGVGDVGAGTPMTEAAIGKGLNNNYRIRGGMATNQGQIVSYFQALDGDDVKLVITGEPKGHVQRVDVMDAKIATEWGSKLGTPFSELFSKAYGACKPAEGEDVGKVECVAQQSRNVSYIFSGKWAGPQDLIPPDDTLQSWTVSKIVWHAKAQ
- a CDS encoding DUF2919 domain-containing protein, which produces MKASTHRFSPDDYDQHGMLRLPLWFWGVLILQARTWLLFVMAGTSRDQGAGLLQLFYPDTQRFWYGIALGLPAALAFLIAGRRQHWPRLWRSWRWVLIVSLAAALLGSLYSLWQQDSNEPPLDLLLALLDVLAMGYLLMNRRLKACFIPQDEAG
- the cysW gene encoding sulfate/thiosulfate ABC transporter permease CysW, which produces MADVTALNGAERPRVNWGKWTLIAIGALFSILLLVVPMVMIFIEAFSSGVGAVWHNLSDPDMLHAIWLTVLVALITVPVNLVFGTLLAWLVTRFTFPGRQLLLTLFDMPFAVSPVVAGLLYLLFYGTNGPIGGWLDAHDIQLMFAWPGMVLVTIFVTCPFVVRELVPLMMSQGSQEDEAAVLLGASGWQMFRRVTLPNIRWALLYGVVLTNARAIGEFGAVSVVSGSIRGETYTLPLQVELLHQDYNTAGAFTAAALLTLMAIVTLFLKSGLQWRLARQDARLEREENHEH
- a CDS encoding sulfate ABC transporter substrate-binding protein produces the protein MKHSRVKNTLLKGWLVAALLASGTASAAELLNSSYDVSRELFAALNPGFEKQWDQQHPNDKLTIKQSHAGSSKQALAILQGLRADVVTYNQVSDVQILHDRGQLIPADWQQRLPNNSSPFYSTMAFLVRKDNPKGIHTWSDLVRDDVKLVFPNPKTSGNGRYTYLAAWGAASQADGNDQAKTREFMTRLLKNVVVFDTGGRGATTTFVERGLGDVLISFESEVNNIRKQYGADKYEVIVPPVDILAEFPVAWVDKNVEKNGTEQVAKEYLNYLYSPAAQKLITSFYYRVNDPQVMAAAKSQFPETKLFSVEDQFGGWPQVMSAHFATGGELDQLLAAGHK
- the amiA gene encoding N-acetylmuramoyl-L-alanine amidase AmiA, with protein sequence MKKQSKTYLNFSPLTASSTRRQLLLSGLALALLGGKTSATQANMLQPKPHSKPLPKSTGSKRVVMIDPGHGGIDSGAVGHEGSQEKHVVLEIANHVRRFLHEHEHVEARLTREEDEFIPLFQRVEIAHQHQADLFISIHADGFTSPDASGASVFALSNRGASSAMARYLSNKENAADDVAGGKYKEQDNYLQQVLFDLVQTDTINNSLTLGRHVLGQIRPVHHLHSESTEQAAFAVLKSPSIPSVLVETSFITNPGEERLLGTTAFREKIARAIADGVINFFHYYDVHQRKPR